Proteins encoded in a region of the Solanum dulcamara chromosome 9, daSolDulc1.2, whole genome shotgun sequence genome:
- the LOC129902615 gene encoding eukaryotic translation initiation factor 3 subunit F-like — translation MASSDHTILQFSPSSTSISAKVHPLVIFNICDCYVRRPDQADRIIGTLLGSVLPDGTVDIRNSYAVPHSESQDQVALDIDYHHNMLSSHQKVNPKEVIVGWFSTGFGVTGGSALIHEFFSRETTNPIHLTVDTGFTNGEASIKGFVSVHLSIGDQQLAAQFQEIPLDLRMVEAERIGFDILKTTAVEKLPNDLEGMEASMQRLLALIDDIYKYVDDVVEGRVPQDNKIGRFISDTVASLPKLSPQDFDKLVNDGLQDQLLLLYLASLTRTQLSFAEKLNTAAQIL, via the exons ATGGCTTCCAGTGATCACACGATATTGCAATTCTCACCATCTTCAACCAGCATATCAGCAAAGGTTCACCCTTTAGTCATATTCAACATATGTGACTGTTATGTCAGACGTCCCGATCAAGCCGACCGAATCATTGGCACTCTTCTTGGATCAGTATTGCCTGACGGTACTGTAGACATTCGGAATTCATATGCCGTCCCGCATAGCGAGTCACAAGATCAG GTTGCCTTGGATATTGATTACCATCACAATATGTTGTCATCTCATCAGAAGGTGAATCCAAAGGAGGTCATTGTTGGATG GTTTTCTACTGGTTTCGGAGTCACAGGTGGAAGTGCTTTGATTCATGAGTTTTTTTCTAGAGAAACTACAAATCCTATACATTTGACTGTTGACACTGGGTTCACAAATGGAGAAGCTTCTATAAAAGGTTTTGTTTCTGTGCATTTGTCTATTGGAGATCAGCAGCTTGCTGCACAATTTCAGGAAATTCCGTTGGACCTGCGCATGGTTGAAGCTGAAAGGATTGGAT TTGATATACTTAAGACGACTGCGGTAGAGAAACTTCCCAACGATCTTGAAGGAATGGAAGCCTCAATGCAACGATTACTTGCTCTGATTGATGATATCTACAAATATGTGGACGATGTTGTG GAAGGACGTGTGCCACAAGACAATAAAATCGGAAGGTTCATATCTGATACCGTGGCTTCCCTTCCCAAGCTCTCACCTCAAGACTTTGATAAGCTTGTTAATGATGGTCTCCAG GATCAATTGCTCTTGCTCTATTTGGCAAGCCTCACAAGGACACAACTGAGCTTCGCAGAAAAACTTAACACTGCTGCTCAAATCCTGTGA